The Fusobacterium polymorphum genome segment ACATGCATTTTCATCACCAAATACAAAGCTAGCTAAAGATTTTGCAAGTTCTGTCTTACCAACTCCTGTTGGTCCAACAAAAAATAAAGTTCCTTTTGGTTTTTTTTGTTTAGAAGAATGTTGTAAACCTGAAAATCCAGTATATGCTCTTATGATTACATCCTTTACTTTAGAGATTGCAGTATCCTGTCCCTTTACTCTTTTTCCAAGTTCTTCTTCTATACGTTCTATTTTATCTTTTGATAATTCTTCCCAAGGGCTTACTTTTTCACCATATTTAAATAAGTTTATAAGTTTCTCAAATGACATTCTTTCACTCATTTGACGTGATAATTTCATCATTTGTGCAATGTCTTTTAATGAGAAACCATCTAATGCATCAATAAGATCATCCTTTGCTGTTTTATCTGAAATAATATTTTGAGTAATGTTTAAACAAGCCCTATTTGTATCAATGAAATGTTCTCTTTCATTGTGCCCAGGCATTGGGATACTTACAGAACTAACCATAGAGTTATTTAAATAGTATGCTGGAGGAATCATTGCATTATTATGTGCAACAATAACTACGATATTTCCTATATTAGCAAAATTAGAATCTAGCATATTATATGATTGACTCACTTCAAGAGTTTTTCCTAAAGTTGCTAGATAGTCTCTTTCTTTTTCTGATAATGAATTTGCATTTCCAAATATATAATCAGAATAATCCAGAACAAAGGCAGTTTTCTGATGACTATTTTTCATAACATTTAACATATATGGAAAAAAATTATTAGGCGATTTATAGCAATTTCCACTTTGAGTTGTATTCTCACTCATATCAAAATCATCTAAATCATAAGCATCCGTTGAAGTTTCTTGAGTGTTTATATTATCAATATCTGTAACTTCATCTGAAACACTATAATCTATCCCATCAATTCGATCCCATTTAATAACTTGCTTAAATCCTTTATCCCGTATATAAGAAATAAGTGTATTAATTACAGAGTCATATTTTCCAGAATTTTTAGGATTAAGCATTATATCAGCTGTATTTCCAAAAACAATAATAGAAGATTTATAACCTATATCTCTACTAAAACGTTCAATCCAAAGATTTAATTCTCTATCTGCCATTACGCTTTTCTCCCTTCATTAGTTGGTAAAGTGTTTGCATCCATCGAAAGTTTATCAGGATTTTCCCATAAAACTCTTTCATCAGATAATTTTATAGAATATACTTTTTCAAGATCAACATTAAATTTTTCAATATCTTTTAAACATGTCATTCCAACATAGTTATCAAATTTATATGCAATCTTTCCACGTAAATCTACATTACATATTGCACGTTTCCCAGATGGTTGCTTAGCAACAATCTTTACATAATTTTTTCCATCTCTCTGTACTAGTTGAGGTTTTTCAACTGTAAACTCTTGTTTTTGAAGTTGTTTTATAATAGATATTACAATTTCTCTACGAGTTTCTTCAGAAATAAGGGTTTCATCCACTTCATTTTCAAGTTCAACTACTTTTTTTTCAATAGTATTTGAGTCTATTGCCCCACTTTCAAGAGCAGATCTAAGTTTATTTATTTTATTTAAAAATTCCTGTGTTTTTTCTTGATTTTCAATTTTTTCTGATTTTAAACGACTTTCAGCTTCATTAATAGCCTGAGCCACATTCTTTTGATGATGCTTTTTGACTGTGTTTTCCTTCCAGTCAGAAGCTTTTTTTTCAGCTTCAGAAATAATGGCAGCTGAGATTTCTTTAAGTTCTGTAGAAGAAGATAGTTTTCCATTTTCAATATCTTTTCTAAGTTCTTGCATTTTTGATATAGAATAATTAACAACAATAGGATTCGTAATTGTTTGAAGTATTTTAAAATATTCATTCATTAACTCACTTTGTTGTTGCTCTCTTTCAGCACGTAGAGTGGCGACTCTCATACGTTCAGAACGATCAAATTCTTCACGGGCTTCAGTTGCTAATGATGACATACTTCTAATATATGATCCAATCTCAAAGCTTATATCTCTAGCACTTTCAGGATCAGACACTAATAAATCTCTAATTCTAGCAAGATCTGATTCTAGTCTACTCATTTCAGATGGGATATAGGCTGAAAGTCCATGACTTAGCATTTCTTTGTATTGTTGCTCATAACGACGATAAAATTCTTCTGTTGTTGCAGCAATTCTGTTTAAATAAATTTGTCTTCTACGTTCAGCTTCTAACTGATAAGAATATTCATATGACCTACTCATAGCTCCCCCTTATTTCTTTTTTTTCTTAGCTTTCTTTTTATTATCTTTATTTGCTGTTTTTTCTTCTTGTTTTGTAGTTAAATATGAGTCAAGAGTCATAGTTTCAATATTATTAGCAATAGCAATATTTCCAAGGTTAGTATCATCAGTTAAAAGTATTGGTTTCTTTGTACAATATTTAATTGCAATTGAAAGAATTTTATTATCATTTTTTTCTTTAACTAAATCTTTTGATAATAACTCTGGATAACTTGATTCTTTAATATTTAACCAGTCACATTTACTGTATTTACTTATATTTCTAATTACTTCTCTAGCTTTATGGGCTGTTTCTTCATTCTCTGAATTTTTAAGTCCATCCAATTCATCTAATACAATCATTGGGATAACTAACAAAGTTTTCTTTCCATCAAACCATGAAATTAGATTGGGCTCATTCAGTAGTGTACAAGTATCTACTATATACACTTTACTAAATTTCATAAATGAATCATCAAAGAATGTAGCAAGAGCATTTCTTAAACCATCTATATTCTTCTTAACATTCATAAATGGATTGTCTGTTTTAAGAAATTCATCTAAATTAAATACTTTATTTATAAATTCTTCTTCCTCTTTTTTCCATTGTCTAACTTTTTCATAGAGGTCTTTTAAAATATCCTTATGTGCAAGTACTATCTCATTATATTTTTCATTACTTACTGTTTTGTATAAATTTAATTCAGGAATTAATTTTTCAACTTGAAGAGATATTCTTTTCAAAATGAGAATAATCTTCTCTACAATTGTGTATTCCTCTATTTCAAAAAGATTTTCGTCTTTAAATTTATTAAAGAAATTAAGAATACTTTTTTCAGAATACAGATACTTTTGTAATTCCATTTTTGTAATCCAATTTATATGAGCCTTTTTAGCAGATGCAATTACTTCCCAGAAACTCCAAATATCTTCCAATGAATCCTGTACTCCAACATGTTCAATCACAATTTGCATCATTTTTTGGAATAAGGAATCATCTTGCTTAAAAGTATTAATTTGAGCATAGTCATTTATTATTTTTTTTGCATTTTCTATATTTTTACTGTACTTAATAATATAGTCTTCATCAATGAGAAATTTTTCTTTATCTGTAGCTAAAATTGCATTTTTTCCATAAAAATCTTTACTTTTTTCATTAAATGATTCAATAATTTTAGCTTTATCAGCAAGTTCTTTATTTTCAGAGATTATACTAGAGACATATTCTAAAAATAAATCTTTTAAACCAAGTTCATAGAGTGCAAATAATATAATATTATCTTGAGTATAGTATTTAGCTACTATATTTGCTATAGTATTTGGTAAATTATTTTTATATTCTTTTGGAATATATGCAATTGGAATATCCTTAAATATTTCTCCAGCTGACACAGTTATCATACAAGCTTTTATTGAATTGCTAATGTTGAAATACAGACCTTGAGTATTTAAGTCATAATCTGGAATATGAATAATTAATTGCATTTTTGATTTTTTAACTTCAAATTTATCAGCACCAAATACTATCCCTATTCTAATATTTTTTTTGTTTGGTTGATTAATTTTTACATCCTGATAATATTTTGCTTCAACACAGAATAAGTCATCTTTTTTTATGAATTCTCCTATAAGGTTGTTTATTTCATCAATTGATACTAATTTTTTTATTTCATCATCTGGATTTTTTATTTCAATAGATGGTAAATTTTTTAACTCATCTGTATAGGGGACAACAAATTTTTTTAGGCTTATTTCATCTATATATTGGTCATCCATACCAGAAATTTTCCATTTCATTCTATCAACAAGTTCAACTTTTCTAATAATATTCTTCCAATACAAATTAGCACTTAATTGGTTAATACTTTCTATTTTAGTAGTAGCTCTAAGCCAATTTAGTATATTTTGTTTTTTATCATTTTGAATTTTTGAAAACCATTCTCTTATCATTCCTTCTGGAAATTCAGCATCATAGGGATCATCAATATCAATGATATGAATACCAGTAGCTTCTTCTTTATAAAGATTTGTCTCACCTTTTAAGAGCTTATCCACAAGATCATAGTAGATAGAAAATGTCTCTTCAGAAGAAACTCCAGGCAATAAGCCTTGTGTCTGCATTTCACGTCCCATTGGAGTTAATCTTAAATGATTCATAGGAATTGTATTTAGTTCAGTTTCATCATCGATTCCAGAAATAATAATTGCCCCAATATCTTGAAGTGAAATTAATACTGGACGAATTAATAAATCAGCATCAGATATAGTGAAAAACTGTTCAAAAAAGTTAGCAATAGAAAATTCAGAATAATTTGATAATTTTTCACATCTAGTTATAGCTTCTAAAATAACCCACTCAATAGCAGTGGATTTTCTAGATGTAAAATGAGAAACCTTAGCTTTATATAGTATGCAGGGATATGATAGTGTCACTTCTGTAAAATTCATAATTTACCTCCCATTTCCTCATATTCATCAATAATTTTTTCTTCAATTTCAGGACTAATAATTTTATCACAGTTCTTAAAACAACCCTTTCTATATAAGGTTTCCATAATATTTTTATATACTGGTGCAGTTTTAAATCCAGGCATATCCATATTAGGAAGTTGTACAGATTGATTTTCATACATATGTTTAGCTCCTACAATAAAAAGTAGTTCTTGAGCACGTGAGAATGCAACATTAATACGCTCAAATGCAACTACGTGCTTACTAGCTCTTCCTTTTTCATTATTTCTTACCAAACTTGTAATGATAATATTCTTTTCTTTACCTTGAAATCTGTCAACAGTATTTATGTCTACATTAATAGCTGAAAAATCGTAAGTTTTTTTAGCTTTACGAAAGGCATCTCTAATCTCATTTACTTGCATTTGATAAAAACTAATTACTCCAACAGTCTTTTGTTTATCCTTATTATATCCTTGCTCTTTATAAGCATCAGCTATTTTCTTTAATAATTCTATTACAATATATTTTTCTAAAATATTGTAATTAGAAGTACTATTGTTAGGTCTTACTTCATAAATAGGTTTATTACTTGGTGTGCAAGAAGAGTCAATCCAATAGGCATGTCTTTCTGGTATTATAAATGTACTTTCATCTATACCTTTGATGGTTAAATTATGATTTTTTTCCATTATTTCTACTTCTTTTGAATTTCCACATGATAAACGTTGCTCATAAAATCTATTAATTATATCCATAATATCTGTATGCATACGATATTGTACAAGTAGTGAGTGCTTTATATTTTCATCAGCTTGCTCAAAATAGACCTTAAACAAAGATGATGTAACCATTTTTTTAAATCTTCTAAAGTTTTCTTGAGTAAGTAAATCTCTTATCTCTTCAGGGATACTATCTTGATTTTCAATTAATTCTCTATATGATTCCTCATGTTCTTTGAACATTGGAGGTAACTGTCTATGATCTCCTACTAATATAGCTTTACGTGCTTTCATCAATGGAATAAGTAATTCTGGTGGAGTTGCTTTACTAACTTCATCAATAATTACAACATCAAAATCATTATATCCATTGTCAGAAAGATTTCTCATATTATCAGTACAAGAAATACCTACAACATTACATGCATTTATATAAATTTGTTGATAATGTTCTTGATCATCTTTAAAAGAATTTACATCATCTAAATGCTCTTTAAAACTCCTAATTGTTTTTTCCCAATCATTTCTAATAACACTTTGTTCTCTAAGTAGTTCTATATTTTTCTTTTTTTGTGACTCAATGTGTTCTATAATATCATTAGCTGATGTTGCTTCTATTTGATATTTTTCCCGCAATTCAAGTAAAGTATCTTTTTTAGAACGAATCTGACTTATAGTTTCTTCTATATCACTTTTTATTTTATTTATATTATTTTGAGAAATCTCTCTTTTTTTTATGATATCAGAAACATCGATCTTATCTAAAGAATCTATAACTTTCTTTGTAGTATCCAAGGAAATATCTAATGCTTGTTCCCATTTTTTTATTAATTCTTCAAATATTTTAAGCCATTTATCTGTATCACCAGATTCAATATCATTAATTATTTCTGTCTGCAAAATGGCACGTTCTATGTTAGAGATGCTAATTATAGAAGATGAAAACTTAAGTTCATCAATTTTTTTCTGAAGAGTTTTCATTTTTTTTCTATACTCTGCAATAGCATCTGTATCATCTATGTTATCAAGTAATTTCTCCTTTACTTCAACTAGTTGAGACTTAAGAATTATTACTTCTCCATTATTACTGCTATCTTTTCCTTTAGCATTTTTAATTTTTTCATATAATTCCTTAATAGTTTTTAGATTCTTTGATATCATATATATGCAAGCTTGCTCTGTACCAAGCCCCATTATATCGAGATCAAGCTTACCTGAAGTTAAGAAAATTCCTTTTTTTGTTGTATTATCAATAAGTTCATTTAAATTTTTCTCAAAAATTTTAAGTACATAGTCTGATAGATAAAATTGAGAGTCAGAGTTACCTTTTAAACATTCTTCCGCTAAAGCATACTGATGTTTATCTTCTTCAATTCTGGTATTTCTATTATTTGCATTTTCTAAATCTTTTGTTAAGAGAACAAATTTTTCCTTTTCTTCATATTGTTGTTGATTTAAATCAGATAAAACATCATTTAAATGTGTAATATCTTCATTGAATAAACTTGCATCACGAATATCTGTATCGTATTGAACACCATCACTTTCAAGAGAATCCCATAAGTTAAGCCAATTTTTTGATACCTGAGCTGATAAAGCACGATAATAGTACTTAAGTGCCTCATCTTCAGCAAATTTACTTGTATTTGAATCTTCAGATTTTCTTTTTCTTCGTCCTTTTTGACCTAATCTAATAGCTCTGATTTCTGGAGAGTCAATAAGTCTTTCTAATGCATTATCTACAGCATCATTTGATTGAGATGCAATTAATACTCTATTTCCTCTACGAACAAATTGATAAATAGCTTCTGCTATAACAGTTGTCTTACCAGTTCCAGGAGGTCCCTGAATTAAGCAAAGATCAGGTGCTGCTAACATTTTGTAGACAGCTTCTTTTTGATTTTCATTTCTTTCAATCCTAGGATTAAGCCATGTATCTATACTCTCATCATTGTCTTCTCCAGGAGTTCTTGCATTTCTAACATTGAATAGCCACATTGCAAGATTAGGAGAATAACATTGATCCCTTTCTAATTGTTCAATTGCTTGTTCAAATCTTCTAATAAGAACAAAATCTCCAATAGCAGACAAAGCTAGAAATCCATCTTTATAATAATTACCTAAAATATTGTTATATACATAATCAACTATTTCTTCATCTTTTGAAATAGATTGATTTATTTCATCAAGATCACGAGAATTAAGGTCATAAGCTACTTGAACTATATAAGGATTTTCAAAAATATCATAAATTTTTCTTTCAAGATTATCCTCTTCAGAGTCTCCATTCATCAATCCTTCGTTTATAATATCATAATTTTCTTTATATTCATCTTCAAAATACTCGGAATTATCTTTAAGGTAGTATTCATTAACTATTCCTTTATAACGACCTAAGTCTATACTATTATATCTTTTCTTTTTACTATTGGCATCACCTATGAAATCAAAATACCATTTATTCTTAGAGTAGTTATTGTCAAAAACTTGAATATCTCTGTTTAGATACTTTTTGAAACTTTTAAATTCATCTTGATTTTTAAATACAAGCCAAAAAATAAGTTTTTTCTTTTCTTCATCAAATCCAACTTTAAAATACTTACAACCATAAATTTGACGGCTAGCTAATTCTCTTCTCCAAGCAAGATATTCTTTCCATTCCTCTAGTTTTTCAGCTGTATATTTTGTAAGAGAATTTGCTCTATTTAAGATATCAAAGAGAAAATTAGCCCGAATTCTTTCTGGTGTACGATATGGAGTTGCCACACCACCTACTTCAAAGCTTAATAATTTAGTATCCATAATTTCAAATACAGATTCAACTATAAACTCTTTACTAGCAATATGACCTTTAAATAATAATGATACCCCATCAGGCAAATAATTTTCCATAAAATCTCCAGGAGTTCTTTCTGGTCTAATTCCCAGTAACTTTATATCACGACCAATTTCATTAGTAAAGGTTAAATTTCTAATATACATTTGTTTTTTAAAACCTTCTGGAAACATTCCTTCCAAAATTAGTTGCATTCTGCTATCTGATGGTAATTCTTTTAATTTAGGAAATCTTTTCACTAATGCAATTTCACTTCTTTTTAATCTTTCATTCCTTTCTTCATTGTCATTTAATCTGATACAAATATTTTCATCATAAAAATACATATCAGAATTATCTATAGCATCATCATTATCGTCATATCCATCCTTCTCCTCATCTTCATCATATCCATTATCATCATATTCATCATAGTCTTCCTCATACGAATTATTTAAGTAACTTTCATCCATTAATTATTCTCCCCCTTTAAAATAAAATAAAAACAAAAAGCCAAATATCAATATACTCCTCAATTGCGATATTTGGTCTAAAAAACCCCTATTAACCCCCTATTAAAAAATTTTTAGATATTTTATTTTAATATTAACTTAAGTAGTATTATATATCATCATTCGTACAAAGTCAATAATAAAAATACATTTTAAATTATTTATGAATAATTAGATATTATTTTAAATTAATTTTTTTATATCATAATTTAAAAAATATTTAATTAATAATATAAAAAAAGAGAAATTTTAAGTTATTATTCTCAAAAATTCTCTTAATTCTATCAGTTCATAGTCTAAACTTTTTTATTAACACTATTTGACAAAATAATCCAACTTTTATAGACAATTTTTGCACCTAGATGCATTTTTTGTCTGACTATTATCCTTCTATCTTTATTCCATTTAAATAAACAAATTTAATTGTACTTGCTCCAGAAAATTTATCTACATTAATATCTATAGATTCTTTAACTACATTCTCTAAAGAATGATATAGTACTTTAAATCTTTTTTAACGTTTGTCCTTTTTTAGTAACTTTAAAATCAGGAGAATGACTTGTGATTTCCTGCCAAGCTTTTTCACAAAGTTCTCTAGGTTTTATAAAATCTCCTAAATAATATTAATTTATCTTTTCTATTAATCCCACATATTCAATATGGCTAGTTTGAAAGATTAATAGTGATCAAATGTGAAAATAACATCTTCAGTTTTTATCATTGATAAATCTAAGCTTCCTGGATTTTTTATTTTTATTACACGCTTTGCATGGTTCATGACTAAATCATCATAAAGATTTCTTACTAATCTACCATTTGCAAAATTCTTATCTTTTAATGTTATTTGTTTCTCAAAATACAAATGTATTTTTTCTTTTGCTTCTTCTTCTAGAGTATAATCATTATTTTTACACATAGAGATCAGTATTTTATCTAATTCATCTGAATTGTAGTCATCAAATTCTATAAATGTATTAAATCTTGATTTTAAACCAGGATTAGATTCAAAAAATTTATTCATAGGTTCAGTATATCCAGCAACAATTACAACAAGATCTCCTCTATAATCCTCTAAGGCTTTAGTTAGTTCAGTCAAGCATTCTTTACCATAAGAGTCAGAGTGATCATTTTCTGTAATACTATATGCTTCATCAATAAAAAGAACACCACCTTTAGCTAAATCAATTACCTTCTTTACTTTAAGTGCTGTTTGACCTTGATATCCAGCAATCAAATCGGTTCTTGATACTTCAACAAAATGTCCTTTTGAAAGTAATCCTATTCTCTTATAAATTCTTCCTACAATTCTAGCCACTGTAGTTTTCCCTGTTCCTGGATTTCCCACAAAAGCAAGATGTAATGTATTTTTAACAGAATGAAGATTTTTTTCTTGACGAAGTTTCTGAATTTTTTGGTATATAATTAAGTCTTGAACTTTATTTTTAACTTTTTCTAAACCTATAAGAGAATTCAATTCATCTAATAAATCTTGTAAAGTTCTTCTATCTGTATCAATATTTTCACTTGGTTTACAAATTCTTTTTATAGTTAAATAACCATAAAATTCAATTAAATTTGAATTTACAAGTTGTGCTGTCCTTTTAATTTCAAGTTTATAGTTATGGTTATTAATAATTTCTGAAATTTTTTTTAGAAGAGTAATTGTGGCAGATTTGCTATTATTTTCTACAATCATATTGGCTAGTTTTATTATTTCTCCACAAGAATTAGTTAGTGTATCTAATTTAGATGTATTATTCATAAATATTTCTATATATTTATCCATTATATCACCTTTTAAGAAGTAGAATTAACTCAAAAATTGCTAGACCTATTGCACTTCCAGTAAGCCAGTATGCATACTTTACTTTCTTTGTTAAAGATAAAAGTGTATCATTAGTTCTTTGTGTAATATCTATAATATATTTGTTTACTTCTACTTTGTTTTTCTGAATAATAGAAAGGAGGATTTCATCTCTTTTTTTACTTTCATCTAGTGTAGAAGAGTGATTTTCAATATTTTTCCATATTTGATCAATGTCATTTAAATGCTTATATTTATCAAGTTTATCTTTAAAACTTTTTAATATAGTTATATTTTTTGAAACATTCTCCATATTTTTATCTATTTCAGATAGTTGTTTAGTCAATTCATTATGTTCTTTAACCAATTCATTATGTTGTATTTTAATATTGTCATTTATTTCTTTTATTGCCTTTAAATTAATAAAAAACTGTTCCTCTCTTTTTTTACTTTCATTTAGTATAGAAGAGAAATTTTTAATATCTCTCCATATTTGATCAATATCATTTAAATGCTCATATTTATCAAGTTTATTTTTAAAAGTTTTTAGTATAGTTATATTTTTATCTGTTTCAGATTGATGTGTATCTAATTTAATATATTGTTTTTCAAGTTTTTCCTTCTCTTTTTTTAATGTATCTTGTTGTTTTATAATATCATTATTTGCTATTTCTATTGTTTTTAAATTAATAAGAAACTGCTCTTCTTTTCTTTTACTTTCAGCTAATATAGAAGAATGATTTTCAATATCTCTCCATATTTGATCAATATCATTTAAATGCCTATATTCTTCAAGTTTGTCTTTAAAAATTTTTAGTGCACTTACAATTTTTGAAATACTCTCTACACTTTTATTTATCTCAACTTGATGCATATCTAATTTATTTTGCTGATTTTCAAGTTTTTCATTATGTTGTTTTAAAATATTTTGTTGAATCCTAACATCATTGCTAGTTTTTTCTATAGCTTTAACATTAGCAACAATACTAGTTATATAATCTTTATCAAGGACATCAAGTGCATTATAGATTTCTCTAAATTCTCTGATTATTTTATTATTTGTTTCATTAACAGCAACAAAATGTCTCTGGATAACGCTTAGTTTTTTATTCAAGTCTTCTCCAGTTACTTTATAATCAAAGATACCAAAACAACTATCTGTAGGAACACTAGTTATCTCGAGGTCAGCTTCATTTTTTTCAGAAAAATCCTTCAACCTATTTTTAGCTATTTCAAAACTATGTTGTTTAATTGCAATTTCATTCATAAATTTCTCCCCTCACTTTTTTAACTTATTGTAAATTAGATTATAATATTAAGATTTCTTATTAGTAATACTTTTCTTTCCCCTTCTAAAAAATAAATAACTTTTTCACTATTTCCATTCTCCAATTAAATCATCTAAATCATCATTAATTTTATCAATTTCTTCATTAATTTTTTGATCCTCTTCATCTATTACTAACATTTGATCATTTTCAGAAAACTCTTCAACAAAATCTTCCATGATATTTTTATATGAATCTCTTATTATAGACTCAGCTTTTTGATATCTTTCTGAAATATTAGATTGAGTGCTTTCTTTGTCTCTTTCAAGTAAAACTTCATTTATTATTTGAATTTGATGCTGTTTAATAATAACTTGATTTCCTTTTTCTAATATTGCTTTTGTAGCTTCTGCCTTTTGTTTTTTAGCTATAAATTTATCAATAAGGTTAATACCAATAGCACCAATGAGCCCACTCACTAAACTTGCTAAAAACATCCCTATTACATTTGCTAAAGAACCTAATAAAGGAAGTTCTATCTGCATTCCTGGAACGGATAACAGAAGTTTTTCAAATAAATCTCCAAGAAAAATTGCCCCACCAGCAACTAAACCTACAGTAATTATCTTACCCACTTGTGCAACTTTAATACTAAATGGTTTATTCTTATTTTCCTTATTTCTAAGGTACCTTATGGCTTCTATTAATGATGAAACTCCTTGCTTAATAAGACTTGAAAGTTTTTTGAAGGTACTTACAATAGGGCCAAAAATTTCAGATACTATAGTACCTATAGCACTAGATACACCTGTGTGTAAGATATTGATTATCTTTTTTAAGAATGATTTTATTGAATTTTTGAGTTCTTCTAAAAAGTTTTTAAATGATTTAGCTTTACTCTTTAAAAATCTTATGAAACCATTCATCACTTCCTTAAGAAGTGAAAATAAGCCAGTAACTGCCATTTGTTTCAAAGCATCTTTTCCAGCTTTCTTTGCAGTTTCTTTAGCTACACCTTTCATAATCTTTCTATTAATAGCTTTTCTTGCTTCAGTATCCTTTTCCTTCATAAGTTCATCATCTGCATCAAGTTTATCATTTAAACGCTTATCATTCTTTTCTTTTTCCATTTGTTTTTCAAGATCAGACTTATTAGAATTATCAACTTTTTTATTAGCACGTTCATTTTGTTCTCTAAGGTCTTTTTCTCTTTGTTCTCTTTTAGCAGGATCAGTATATTCATCAATACTTTTAGCACCTTTACTTTTATTTAAAGACTCATTAGTAGCTTTAAGGTTTTCATCCATGTTAGCAAGGTCTTTTGTATCTATTCCTGCTTGTTTCCTACGGGCATTTTCATACAGTTCTTTTCTTGAAACCACATGATCTAAATTTGCCTTATCATTTTGATTAATGTTTTTTCCAGTATACTCATCTTTCAAATTACCAGAAAGTTGCTGATCCTTCATTGTCTTATTTGCTTCTTTATATCTAGGATCTTGCATGACTTCTTTCCCAACATCATCATATGTTTCTCCTTGATGTTCCCTGTTATATTTCTGATTTAAGGTCTCATTAGTTATATCCAAGCCAATTTGATTGCCAAATTGAGTCCAAATTTCATTAAGTATGATTTCTCCTAAGGCATCAGGGTTTCCTATTTTTTCTTTTTCTTCTTTTAAAAATTCTAGGTTTGATAGATCTTCTTCTAATTGACTTTGAAGTTCTTTTTCTAATTCATCAAAATCAAATGATTCCATGAGGTATTCATTCAATTCTTCTTCTTGATCAAGAATAGCATTTTTTTTAGTCATAATTTTATCCTTTCATAATTTAAATCAAATTTTTTCTATCAATCCCACACACTCAATATGGCTAGTTTGTGGGAACATATCCACAGCTTGTAGTTTCTTTAAAACATAGCCCTTTTCAGAAAATAGCTTCACATCTCTTGCAAATGTAGA includes the following:
- a CDS encoding DEAD/DEAH box helicase, which translates into the protein MDESYLNNSYEEDYDEYDDNGYDEDEEKDGYDDNDDAIDNSDMYFYDENICIRLNDNEERNERLKRSEIALVKRFPKLKELPSDSRMQLILEGMFPEGFKKQMYIRNLTFTNEIGRDIKLLGIRPERTPGDFMENYLPDGVSLLFKGHIASKEFIVESVFEIMDTKLLSFEVGGVATPYRTPERIRANFLFDILNRANSLTKYTAEKLEEWKEYLAWRRELASRQIYGCKYFKVGFDEEKKKLIFWLVFKNQDEFKSFKKYLNRDIQVFDNNYSKNKWYFDFIGDANSKKKRYNSIDLGRYKGIVNEYYLKDNSEYFEDEYKENYDIINEGLMNGDSEEDNLERKIYDIFENPYIVQVAYDLNSRDLDEINQSISKDEEIVDYVYNNILGNYYKDGFLALSAIGDFVLIRRFEQAIEQLERDQCYSPNLAMWLFNVRNARTPGEDNDESIDTWLNPRIERNENQKEAVYKMLAAPDLCLIQGPPGTGKTTVIAEAIYQFVRRGNRVLIASQSNDAVDNALERLIDSPEIRAIRLGQKGRRKRKSEDSNTSKFAEDEALKYYYRALSAQVSKNWLNLWDSLESDGVQYDTDIRDASLFNEDITHLNDVLSDLNQQQYEEKEKFVLLTKDLENANNRNTRIEEDKHQYALAEECLKGNSDSQFYLSDYVLKIFEKNLNELIDNTTKKGIFLTSGKLDLDIMGLGTEQACIYMISKNLKTIKELYEKIKNAKGKDSSNNGEVIILKSQLVEVKEKLLDNIDDTDAIAEYRKKMKTLQKKIDELKFSSSIISISNIERAILQTEIINDIESGDTDKWLKIFEELIKKWEQALDISLDTTKKVIDSLDKIDVSDIIKKREISQNNINKIKSDIEETISQIRSKKDTLLELREKYQIEATSANDIIEHIESQKKKNIELLREQSVIRNDWEKTIRSFKEHLDDVNSFKDDQEHYQQIYINACNVVGISCTDNMRNLSDNGYNDFDVVIIDEVSKATPPELLIPLMKARKAILVGDHRQLPPMFKEHEESYRELIENQDSIPEEIRDLLTQENFRRFKKMVTSSLFKVYFEQADENIKHSLLVQYRMHTDIMDIINRFYEQRLSCGNSKEVEIMEKNHNLTIKGIDESTFIIPERHAYWIDSSCTPSNKPIYEVRPNNSTSNYNILEKYIVIELLKKIADAYKEQGYNKDKQKTVGVISFYQMQVNEIRDAFRKAKKTYDFSAINVDINTVDRFQGKEKNIIITSLVRNNEKGRASKHVVAFERINVAFSRAQELLFIVGAKHMYENQSVQLPNMDMPGFKTAPVYKNIMETLYRKGCFKNCDKIISPEIEEKIIDEYEEMGGKL
- a CDS encoding AAA family ATPase, which produces MDKYIEIFMNNTSKLDTLTNSCGEIIKLANMIVENNSKSATITLLKKISEIINNHNYKLEIKRTAQLVNSNLIEFYGYLTIKRICKPSENIDTDRRTLQDLLDELNSLIGLEKVKNKVQDLIIYQKIQKLRQEKNLHSVKNTLHLAFVGNPGTGKTTVARIVGRIYKRIGLLSKGHFVEVSRTDLIAGYQGQTALKVKKVIDLAKGGVLFIDEAYSITENDHSDSYGKECLTELTKALEDYRGDLVVIVAGYTEPMNKFFESNPGLKSRFNTFIEFDDYNSDELDKILISMCKNNDYTLEEEAKEKIHLYFEKQITLKDKNFANGRLVRNLYDDLVMNHAKRVIKIKNPGSLDLSMIKTEDVIFTFDHY